The genomic region ATTTTCTGACCGCCTTCTCATATGTAAGGCATTAATTGACTTTTCTTTCATTCTGTAAATGAAAATCCATCAATGTATCCACATTTACATTTAAAGCAAGCGCAAGTTTTTCAATGATATGGATGGATGGATTTGTCTGGAGGTTTCGCTCAATTGAACTTAAATAAGACTTTGAAACACCTGCTTTATGGGCCAGGCCCGATATTGACATCCCTTTTGATTGGCGATGCTTTCGTATTTGATCTCCTATCACCTTCATCACCTGCTCCTTTAAGATTTGATCTTTTGCTTTTGCGAAGTG from Bacillus marinisedimentorum harbors:
- a CDS encoding helix-turn-helix domain-containing protein; translation: MKVIGDQIRKHRQSKGMSISGLAHKAGVSKSYLSSIERNLQTNPSIHIIEKLALALNVNVDTLMDFHLQNERKVN